One window of Leptospira yasudae genomic DNA carries:
- a CDS encoding Ig-like domain-containing protein gives MRINTEKNGVIKMNGKKRIILSGILSVVVCFVSACSGEKNANSPLNSVLSLFGVATDTSVSANVVAPYTETDTPASLPANFGTAAPEAILFISSTSDVDRYKSIEIRFSHPMNKATVQADLSLSPSAGVLPGPGKGGVFYWASSSRLVFDPYREFKTNEQYTLSLTSASKTIDGQNLTNYSQSFTTEPDYLMTNKINTTNTLGGTNDVTFNKATTPTLTLTSTFNNPVVGANSIQSIQLKHMGDTNTTGINICNSPCNMSSTLTTNLTTSAIPPFIGGNVYYYEITVASGKVFKRFATFNYGNVNTAPNNPIVNGGSLILDQAQAMPFLSKVLERFSAGNFKVNGKTFNQFADSDKTTTRRSSYCIDYNGIGSFTMPAYIRYYGDSATGFGDGYCGPAGDNPGGFTEEGCATVIFTSCTDFDIDVYITGITVYTGVAGYPGLKNIGVSMVANNTGELGFDFKGKTLAVDMIMIARSRGSLFLVIGAGNRFVFSTTAYLNYNDAPPADRSTTGKASLTVDTNGDASLNIFTPITNLTNFNTTDWSNNLTVKDRTGRVNSVLLEATTSGIAGWLSGTTEGAANGMVPSLTPLITRSMLRNFIEDVAPSVLNSIIGSLKNPGVNIALPSYLPAPLANFALNIKIQLGADSQVRVTGLNKGIVGSIDLGISAASPIGSPRTHQVTNGFVVSKPTGAMSNLYQFSNSNANPGLLLSLTVDSITQAAYHLWKNRALDLSIDKAFIDTIKLYAGSDPLFQLTESLIKVSPIVNILAPGRSSLIGIDPVTGAVVPAISGTDDIIIQVSPIQAPNGTLKPVVGTAKPKLEVNFTDIQLSILGKRADNSTYLISTARASLKGLADFDFVTFSNPTGNPAYANLNALQIKISNGSTLSYTLDILEGSSGAGAPNPFGLDPKGILSVVDPLVPSLIVPLVNNVLKEIPLPASISLPALTHPTNGTACGIITKTTHSYLYTLPIADTEPYPYVFGGLRLTSGGPAAADPGVLITCP, from the coding sequence ATGAGAATAAATACAGAGAAGAACGGGGTAATCAAGATGAACGGAAAGAAACGTATAATCCTTTCGGGAATTCTTTCGGTCGTGGTATGTTTTGTATCGGCTTGTTCGGGAGAGAAAAACGCGAATTCTCCTTTGAACAGCGTCTTATCCCTTTTCGGAGTGGCGACTGATACTTCGGTTTCGGCTAACGTGGTCGCTCCTTATACGGAGACGGATACTCCCGCGAGTCTTCCTGCCAACTTCGGAACCGCGGCTCCCGAAGCGATTCTTTTTATTTCATCCACATCGGACGTGGATCGTTATAAAAGTATCGAGATCCGTTTTTCTCATCCTATGAACAAGGCAACCGTTCAAGCGGATTTGTCCTTATCTCCGAGCGCCGGAGTCCTGCCCGGTCCGGGAAAAGGCGGGGTTTTTTATTGGGCTTCCAGTTCGCGTTTGGTTTTCGATCCGTATCGGGAATTTAAAACCAACGAACAATATACTCTGAGTTTAACGAGCGCGTCCAAAACGATCGACGGTCAAAATCTTACGAACTATTCGCAGAGTTTCACCACGGAGCCGGACTATTTGATGACGAATAAGATCAATACGACGAACACTCTCGGCGGAACGAACGACGTCACGTTCAACAAGGCGACTACCCCGACCTTGACGTTGACTTCCACGTTCAACAATCCGGTCGTCGGTGCGAACTCGATCCAATCCATCCAACTCAAACACATGGGGGATACGAACACGACTGGGATCAACATCTGCAATTCTCCGTGTAACATGAGTTCTACGCTTACCACCAATCTGACGACTTCGGCGATTCCTCCCTTTATCGGAGGGAACGTTTATTATTACGAAATCACCGTCGCTTCCGGAAAAGTGTTTAAACGATTTGCGACGTTCAATTACGGAAACGTAAATACCGCACCGAACAATCCGATCGTCAACGGCGGTTCGTTGATTCTCGATCAGGCGCAGGCGATGCCTTTCTTGTCCAAGGTTCTCGAACGATTCTCCGCAGGAAATTTTAAGGTAAACGGAAAGACCTTCAATCAGTTTGCCGATTCCGATAAAACGACCACGAGAAGATCGAGCTATTGTATCGATTACAACGGGATCGGAAGTTTTACCATGCCCGCCTACATCCGTTACTACGGAGATTCCGCAACTGGATTCGGAGACGGTTATTGCGGACCGGCAGGGGATAATCCGGGAGGCTTTACGGAAGAAGGTTGTGCGACCGTGATCTTCACAAGCTGCACGGATTTCGATATCGACGTTTATATCACAGGAATCACCGTTTATACGGGAGTGGCCGGTTATCCCGGGTTGAAGAACATCGGCGTATCGATGGTCGCGAACAATACGGGAGAATTGGGATTCGACTTCAAAGGAAAAACACTCGCAGTCGACATGATTATGATCGCGAGAAGCCGCGGTTCTCTCTTTTTGGTGATCGGCGCGGGGAACCGTTTCGTATTCTCGACGACCGCCTATCTGAACTACAACGACGCTCCGCCTGCGGACCGTTCCACGACCGGAAAGGCGAGTCTGACCGTAGACACGAACGGAGACGCTTCGCTTAACATTTTTACTCCGATTACGAACTTGACCAACTTCAATACGACGGATTGGTCGAACAATCTTACGGTAAAGGATAGAACCGGAAGAGTGAACTCGGTTCTTCTTGAGGCTACAACGAGCGGAATCGCGGGCTGGTTGTCCGGAACCACGGAAGGTGCGGCGAACGGAATGGTTCCTTCTTTGACTCCTCTCATCACACGTTCGATGCTTCGTAACTTTATCGAAGACGTGGCTCCGTCCGTTTTGAACTCCATCATCGGGTCCTTGAAAAATCCGGGAGTCAATATCGCTCTGCCTTCTTATCTTCCGGCGCCTTTGGCTAACTTCGCGTTGAACATCAAGATTCAGTTGGGTGCGGATTCTCAAGTGCGCGTAACGGGATTGAACAAGGGAATCGTGGGTTCCATCGATCTCGGAATCTCGGCGGCGAGTCCGATCGGTTCTCCTCGTACGCATCAAGTTACGAACGGTTTCGTAGTCAGCAAGCCGACCGGAGCGATGAGCAATCTCTATCAATTTTCCAACAGCAACGCCAATCCAGGTCTTCTTCTTTCTTTGACGGTCGACTCGATCACACAAGCCGCGTATCATCTTTGGAAGAACCGGGCTTTGGATCTGAGCATCGATAAGGCGTTCATCGATACGATCAAGCTGTATGCGGGAAGCGATCCTCTCTTTCAATTGACGGAATCGCTGATTAAGGTTTCTCCGATCGTAAACATTCTCGCTCCGGGAAGATCGTCTTTGATCGGAATCGATCCCGTAACGGGAGCGGTTGTTCCCGCGATCAGCGGAACGGACGACATCATCATTCAGGTGAGTCCGATTCAAGCTCCGAACGGAACGTTGAAGCCCGTGGTGGGAACCGCTAAGCCGAAATTGGAAGTGAACTTCACCGATATCCAACTTTCGATCTTAGGAAAGAGAGCGGACAACTCCACCTATCTCATCAGTACGGCGAGAGCGAGTTTGAAAGGACTTGCGGATTTCGATTTCGTAACCTTTTCCAATCCGACGGGAAATCCTGCGTATGCGAATCTCAACGCGTTGCAGATCAAAATTTCAAACGGTTCGACCTTGTCTTACACGTTGGATATTCTGGAAGGTTCTTCCGGTGCGGGGGCGCCGAATCCGTTCGGTCTGGATCCGAAAGGAATTCTCTCCGTGGTGGATCCCCTGGTTCCGTCCTTGATCGTTCCTCTGGTCAACAACGTCTTGAAGGAGATTCCGCTTCCTGCAAGCATCAGTTTGCCGGCGCTTACGCATCCGACCAACGGAACCGCTTGCGGAATCATTACGAAAACGACACATTCTTATCTCT